Proteins co-encoded in one Microcoleus sp. FACHB-831 genomic window:
- a CDS encoding tRNA (cytidine(34)-2'-O)-methyltransferase: MLRVVLVNPLIPPNTGNIARTCAATGTELHLVGPLGFEISDRYLKRAGLDYWPYVNLHCHDSLEDFQALHRLQGGRWIGFSTSGSCSYIKFQFQAGDWLLFGSETTGLPKQVLDACDATVHIPMSEPGVRSLNLSVSAAVGIFEARRQLGYLG, translated from the coding sequence ATGTTAAGGGTTGTCTTAGTTAACCCCCTGATTCCGCCAAATACGGGTAATATTGCCCGTACTTGCGCTGCTACGGGGACAGAATTGCATTTAGTGGGGCCGCTGGGTTTTGAAATAAGCGATCGCTATCTGAAACGAGCTGGTTTAGATTACTGGCCTTATGTCAATCTCCACTGTCACGACTCTCTAGAGGATTTTCAAGCGCTGCATCGACTCCAGGGTGGACGATGGATCGGCTTCAGCACTTCTGGAAGTTGTAGTTATATTAAGTTTCAGTTTCAAGCTGGCGACTGGCTGTTATTTGGCAGCGAAACGACTGGCCTGCCCAAACAGGTTTTAGATGCCTGCGATGCAACTGTTCATATTCCCATGTCTGAACCAGGAGTCCGCAGCTTAAATCTTTCCGTCAGCGCCGCAGTGGGTATATTTGAAGCCCGTCGCCAGCTTGGCTATCTGGGATAA